Proteins encoded by one window of Manis pentadactyla isolate mManPen7 chromosome X, mManPen7.hap1, whole genome shotgun sequence:
- the LOC118913344 gene encoding LOW QUALITY PROTEIN: melanoma-associated antigen 1-like (The sequence of the model RefSeq protein was modified relative to this genomic sequence to represent the inferred CDS: inserted 1 base in 1 codon; substituted 1 base at 1 genomic stop codon), producing the protein QDALRKKKVQLVAFLLLTYRAKELTTKAEMLERVTQDHQDHFPVIFSQASKDLQLVFGMDVKEVDPSGHSYVLVPTLGLTWNGVTEEXRLPKTGLLVLLLGVILLRGGQASEEEVWKLLSVGKVYPGREHFIYGEPRELITGIWVQEQYLEYRQVPDSNPARFXLAHAEASKMQVLLFLLRLLSMATGSFLSLSEEARSNEEQGP; encoded by the exons CAAGATGCCCTGCGCAAGAAGAAGGTCCAACTGGTGGCCTTCCTGCTCCTCACGTACCGCGCCAAGGAGCTGACCACAAAGGCAGAGATGCTGGAGCGGGTCACCCAGGATCACCAGGACCACTTCCCTGTGATCTTCAGCCAAGCCTCCAAGGATTTGCAGCTGGTCTTTGGCATGGATGTGAAGGAAGTGGACCCCAGTGGCCACTCCTATGTCCTAGTCCCCACCCTTGGCCTCACCTGGAATGGGGTGACCGAAGAGTAGCGCCTCCCCAAGACCGGCCTCCTGGTGCTGCTCCTGGGCGTGATCCTCCTGCGTGGTGGCCAGGCTTCTGAGGAGGAAGTGTGGAAATTGCTGAGTGTTGGGAAGGTGTACCCCGGGAGGGAGCACTTCATCTATGGGGAGCCCAGGGAGCTCATAACTGGGATCTGGGTGCAGGAGCAGTACCTGGAGTACCGGCAGGTTCCTGACAGCAATCCTGCTCGCT TACTTGCCCACGCAGAGGCCAGCAAGATGCAGGTCCTGCTGTTTTTGCTCAGGCTCCTTAGCATGGCTACAGGCTCTTTCCTGTCCCTATCTGAGGAGGCTAGAAGCAATGAGGAACAGGGTCCCTGA